In Scylla paramamosain isolate STU-SP2022 chromosome 19, ASM3559412v1, whole genome shotgun sequence, a single genomic region encodes these proteins:
- the LOC135109784 gene encoding serine/threonine-protein kinase PRP4 homolog isoform X2 encodes MNSEELSLSSLSGEETKAVGEEGLRLRSRDHRHKHKKKHKRHSHKHKHRHKSSSRKERRHKKHRSKHRQKDSDSDSEESEDEELQLIDDILESTLKPGKPAPANTDAPAQAKERGRDVEILRAAAGNGIVESMKIVVDNRNGSKEQPVTVSSSEEEVGSMEIGVSNDENSRDMSRRAEEFCLDSSDFLHIDEDLNLEELMKQKAALQARLGAYMSDVEEEETVPPPPTTEAVQDVPLPTQKPPPPAVEKKPAQEVVTIEDSDDAEPKRKDRKKERESRPKKRKRSRSRGEAEEKEKKVRRERDRRDRDRREDGTSRRDHRRDREKVSGHDRSRSLVDEQKDRSREKSRERKEKERQMREKLQKEQEKREREWQEREERRKREWEKRMEERKERERLREERLKDRPDSRDKERDRRRDDSHRDRDRDRDRDRDRDRDRDRDRDKNRNREIDRERERQKELIFGKAKESSSDSNEEDIDFDEEEEEEEQKIERMRKQREQLYKKLGLEKDSSQVTPASSGFPSATNTPRDSPAPPSRPPSQARSTTDAPAISTPAMSRSGSPRSQSRSSSRSSSSSREQEDREDEENERKEDTVADTGSTSNSIGNSRNDNSEEDKENQKQQENNSAAADAKDNSNDKTVVDKNGADNEEDHAEKDSNKKDMFSDMFGENFAVDKLGDIHQGASENPNLTDNWDDAEGYYRVRIGEVLDTRYTVYGYTGQGVFSNVVRARDAARGSLDVAIKIIRNNEVMHKTGKKELNILKTLNDADPDDKYHCLRLFRHFFHKNHLCMVFEPLSMSLREVLKKYGKDVGLHVKAVRSYTHQLFCALKLLRKCNILHADVKPDNILVNEKKLVLKLCDFGSASKVTENEITPYLVARFYRAPEIILGMTYDFGIDLWSAACTIYELYTGKIMFPGKTNNQMLKLFMDLKGKMPNKVIRKGAFKDQHFDAACNFLYRDVDKVTEREKIVVMATINPTRNLQHEMLGDGNLPEDHARKVTQLKDLLERCLMLDPIKRATIDNCLMHPFIREKM; translated from the exons ATGAA CTCAGAGGAACTCAGCCTGTCCAGCTTGTCAGGAGAGGAGACCAAGGCagtgggggaggaagggctGCGCCTGCGTTCAAGGGACCACCGACACAAACACAAGAAGAAGCATAAgagacactcacacaaacacaagcatCGCCACAAGTCCTCCTCCAGGAAAGAACG AAGACACAAGAAGCACCGGTccaaacacagacagaaagactcGGACAGTGACAGCGAGGAATCAGAAGATGAGGAACTTCAGCTTATCGATGATATCCTGGAGTCCACCCTCAAGCCAGGGAAACCTGCCCCAGCCAATACTGATGCCCCCGCCCAGGCCAAGGAGCGGGGTAGGGACGTGGAGATCCTTCGGGCTGCGGCAGGGAACGGCATTGTGGAGTCCATGAAAATTGTTGTTGATAATCGTAATGGAAGCAAGGAACAG CCAGTGACAGTGTCCAGCAGCGAGGAGGAAGTGGGCAGCATGGAGATTGGGGTGAGCAATGACGAGAACTCCCGGGACATGTCGAGGCGGGCGGAGGAATTCTGTCTTGACTCCTCAGACTTTCTGCACATTGATGAGGACCTTAACCTGGAGGAACTCATGAAGCAGAAG GCAGCGCTCCAGGCACGTCTTGGGGCATACATGAgtgacgtggaggaggaggagacagtccCTCCACCACCCACAACAGAGGCAGTGCAGGATGTCCCCCTACCTACCCAGAAAcccccaccaccagcagtagAGAAGAAGCCAGCGCAGGAGGTGGTCACAATCGAAGACTCAGATGATGCAGAGCCCAAGCGTAAAGACcgcaagaaggagagggaatccAGACCCAAGAAACGGAAGCGAAGCAG ATCCAgaggggaggcagaggagaaggagaagaaggtgcggagggagagagacagacgggaCAGGGACCGGAGAGAGGATGGCACCTCAAGGAGGGATCAtcggagagacagagagaaggtcTCGGGTCACGACAGGTCAAGGTCACTGGTGGATGAACAGAAGGACAGGAGTCGGGAGaagagcagggagaggaaggagaaggaacggCAAATGAGGGAAAAG TTGcagaaagaacaggagaaaagggagagggagtggcaAGAACGAGAGGAACGGAGGAAAAGGGAATgggagaagaggatggaggagaggaaggagagggagaggctgcgAGAGGAGAGGCTCAAAGACAGACCAGACAGcagagacaaggagagggacAGGCGGCGGGACGACAGCCACCGGGACAGAGACAGGGACAGGGACAGGGACcgtgacagagacagagacagagatcgGGACAGAGACAAGAA TCGCAACAGAGAAATTGAccgggagagagaaagacagaaggagcTGATCTTCGGAAAGGCAAAGGAGTCATCTTCGGACTCGAATGAAGAGGATATTGActttgatgaggaggaggaagaggaggagcagaagattGAACGCATGAGGAAGCAGAGGGAACAGCTGTACAAG AAACTTGGTCTGGAGAAGGACTCATCCCAAGTCACCCCGGCCAGCAGTGGCTTCCCTTCTGCCACCAACACCCCAAGGGACTCCCCAGCACCACCCTCCAG ACCCCCGTCACAGGCCAGATCGACTACTGATGCCCCCGCCATCTCTACCCCTGCCATGTCAAGGTCAGGCTCCCCAAGATCCCAGTCACGGTCATccagcagaagtagcagcagcagcagagaacaggaagacagggaggatgaggagaatgagaggaaagaagatacagTGGCAGACACTGGAAGTACTAGTAATAGCATTGGAAACAGCAGGAATGACAACagtgaggaggacaaggagaaccAGAAGCAGCAGGAGAACAACAGTGCTGCAGCAGATGCAAAAGACAACAGCAATGATAAGACTGTGGTGGATAAGAACGGAGCAGACAACGAAGAGGACCATGCAGAGAAGGACTCAAACAAGAAGGACATGTTCTCTGATATGTTTGGGGAGAACTTTGCTGTGGACAAACTCGGTGATATCCACCAGGGCGCCTCGGAGAACCCCAACCTGACGGACAACTGGGACGATGCCGAGGGTTACTACCGGGTCAGGATCGGCGAGGTGCTGGACACAAG GTACACGGTTTATGGGTACACAGGCCAGGGTGTATTCAGTAACGTGGTGCGGGCAAGGGACGCAGCGAGGGGGAGCCTGGACGTGGCCATCAAGATCATTAGGAACAACGAGGTCAT GCATAAAACAGGCAAGAAGGAACTCAACATACTTAAGACTCTGAATGATGCTGACCCAGATGACAAGTACCACTGTCTTCGTCTCTTCCGACACTTTTTCCACAAGAACCACTTATGCATGGTGTTTGAGCCCCTGTCCATGTCACTGAGGGAG GTGCTGAAGAAGTATGGGAAGGATGTGGGTCTGCATGTGAAGGCTGTGCGCTCCTACACCCACCAGCTGTTCTGCGCCCTCAAGCTGCTGCGCAAGTGTAACATCCTGCATGCTGACGTCAAGCCCGACAACATTCTG GTCAATGAGAAGAAACTTGTGCTGAAACTATGTGATTTTGGTTCTGCTTCTAAGGTCACTGAGAATGAGATCACACCTTACTTGGTTGCCCGATTTTACAGAGCGCCTGAGATTA TTCTTGGCATGACATATGACTTTGGGATTGACTTGTGGTCTGCTGCATGCACCATCTATGAGTTGTACACTGGCAAGATCATGTTTCCAGGGAAAACAAATAATCAG ATGCTGAAGCTGTTCATGGACTTGAAGGGTAAGATGCCAAACAAAGTCATCAGGAAAGGAGCCTTCAAGGACCAGCACTTTGACGCAGCGTGTAACTTCCTCTACCGTGATGTTGACAAAGTCACTGAGAGG GAAAAGATTGTGGTCATGGCTACAATCAACCCCACACGAAACCTTCAACATGAGATGCTGGGAGACGGAAACCTGCCAGAAGATCACGCCCGCAAGGTGACCCAGCTGAAGGATCTCCTGGAGCGCTGCCTCATGCTGGACCCCATCAAGCGTGCTACCATTGACAACTGCCTCATGCACCCTTTCATCCGGGAGAAGATGTAA
- the LOC135109784 gene encoding serine/threonine-protein kinase PRP4 homolog isoform X1, whose amino-acid sequence MNSEELSLSSLSGEETKAVGEEGLRLRSRDHRHKHKKKHKRHSHKHKHRHKSSSRKERRHKKHRSKHRQKDSDSDSEESEDEELQLIDDILESTLKPGKPAPANTDAPAQAKERGRDVEILRAAAGNGIVESMKIVVDNRNGSKEQPVTVSSSEEEVGSMEIGVSNDENSRDMSRRAEEFCLDSSDFLHIDEDLNLEELMKQKAALQARLGAYMSDVEEEETVPPPPTTEAVQDVPLPTQKPPPPAVEKKPAQEVVTIEDSDDAEPKRKDRKKERESRPKKRKRSRSRGEAEEKEKKVRRERDRRDRDRREDGTSRRDHRRDREKVSGHDRSRSLVDEQKDRSREKSRERKEKERQMREKLQKEQEKREREWQEREERRKREWEKRMEERKERERLREERLKDRPDSRDKERDRRRDDSHRDRDRDRDRDRDRDRDRDRDRDKKLGLDYSRNREIDRERERQKELIFGKAKESSSDSNEEDIDFDEEEEEEEQKIERMRKQREQLYKKLGLEKDSSQVTPASSGFPSATNTPRDSPAPPSRPPSQARSTTDAPAISTPAMSRSGSPRSQSRSSSRSSSSSREQEDREDEENERKEDTVADTGSTSNSIGNSRNDNSEEDKENQKQQENNSAAADAKDNSNDKTVVDKNGADNEEDHAEKDSNKKDMFSDMFGENFAVDKLGDIHQGASENPNLTDNWDDAEGYYRVRIGEVLDTRYTVYGYTGQGVFSNVVRARDAARGSLDVAIKIIRNNEVMHKTGKKELNILKTLNDADPDDKYHCLRLFRHFFHKNHLCMVFEPLSMSLREVLKKYGKDVGLHVKAVRSYTHQLFCALKLLRKCNILHADVKPDNILVNEKKLVLKLCDFGSASKVTENEITPYLVARFYRAPEIILGMTYDFGIDLWSAACTIYELYTGKIMFPGKTNNQMLKLFMDLKGKMPNKVIRKGAFKDQHFDAACNFLYRDVDKVTEREKIVVMATINPTRNLQHEMLGDGNLPEDHARKVTQLKDLLERCLMLDPIKRATIDNCLMHPFIREKM is encoded by the exons ATGAA CTCAGAGGAACTCAGCCTGTCCAGCTTGTCAGGAGAGGAGACCAAGGCagtgggggaggaagggctGCGCCTGCGTTCAAGGGACCACCGACACAAACACAAGAAGAAGCATAAgagacactcacacaaacacaagcatCGCCACAAGTCCTCCTCCAGGAAAGAACG AAGACACAAGAAGCACCGGTccaaacacagacagaaagactcGGACAGTGACAGCGAGGAATCAGAAGATGAGGAACTTCAGCTTATCGATGATATCCTGGAGTCCACCCTCAAGCCAGGGAAACCTGCCCCAGCCAATACTGATGCCCCCGCCCAGGCCAAGGAGCGGGGTAGGGACGTGGAGATCCTTCGGGCTGCGGCAGGGAACGGCATTGTGGAGTCCATGAAAATTGTTGTTGATAATCGTAATGGAAGCAAGGAACAG CCAGTGACAGTGTCCAGCAGCGAGGAGGAAGTGGGCAGCATGGAGATTGGGGTGAGCAATGACGAGAACTCCCGGGACATGTCGAGGCGGGCGGAGGAATTCTGTCTTGACTCCTCAGACTTTCTGCACATTGATGAGGACCTTAACCTGGAGGAACTCATGAAGCAGAAG GCAGCGCTCCAGGCACGTCTTGGGGCATACATGAgtgacgtggaggaggaggagacagtccCTCCACCACCCACAACAGAGGCAGTGCAGGATGTCCCCCTACCTACCCAGAAAcccccaccaccagcagtagAGAAGAAGCCAGCGCAGGAGGTGGTCACAATCGAAGACTCAGATGATGCAGAGCCCAAGCGTAAAGACcgcaagaaggagagggaatccAGACCCAAGAAACGGAAGCGAAGCAG ATCCAgaggggaggcagaggagaaggagaagaaggtgcggagggagagagacagacgggaCAGGGACCGGAGAGAGGATGGCACCTCAAGGAGGGATCAtcggagagacagagagaaggtcTCGGGTCACGACAGGTCAAGGTCACTGGTGGATGAACAGAAGGACAGGAGTCGGGAGaagagcagggagaggaaggagaaggaacggCAAATGAGGGAAAAG TTGcagaaagaacaggagaaaagggagagggagtggcaAGAACGAGAGGAACGGAGGAAAAGGGAATgggagaagaggatggaggagaggaaggagagggagaggctgcgAGAGGAGAGGCTCAAAGACAGACCAGACAGcagagacaaggagagggacAGGCGGCGGGACGACAGCCACCGGGACAGAGACAGGGACAGGGACAGGGACcgtgacagagacagagacagagatcgGGACAGAGACAAGAA GCTGGGTCTTGATTACAGTCGCAACAGAGAAATTGAccgggagagagaaagacagaaggagcTGATCTTCGGAAAGGCAAAGGAGTCATCTTCGGACTCGAATGAAGAGGATATTGActttgatgaggaggaggaagaggaggagcagaagattGAACGCATGAGGAAGCAGAGGGAACAGCTGTACAAG AAACTTGGTCTGGAGAAGGACTCATCCCAAGTCACCCCGGCCAGCAGTGGCTTCCCTTCTGCCACCAACACCCCAAGGGACTCCCCAGCACCACCCTCCAG ACCCCCGTCACAGGCCAGATCGACTACTGATGCCCCCGCCATCTCTACCCCTGCCATGTCAAGGTCAGGCTCCCCAAGATCCCAGTCACGGTCATccagcagaagtagcagcagcagcagagaacaggaagacagggaggatgaggagaatgagaggaaagaagatacagTGGCAGACACTGGAAGTACTAGTAATAGCATTGGAAACAGCAGGAATGACAACagtgaggaggacaaggagaaccAGAAGCAGCAGGAGAACAACAGTGCTGCAGCAGATGCAAAAGACAACAGCAATGATAAGACTGTGGTGGATAAGAACGGAGCAGACAACGAAGAGGACCATGCAGAGAAGGACTCAAACAAGAAGGACATGTTCTCTGATATGTTTGGGGAGAACTTTGCTGTGGACAAACTCGGTGATATCCACCAGGGCGCCTCGGAGAACCCCAACCTGACGGACAACTGGGACGATGCCGAGGGTTACTACCGGGTCAGGATCGGCGAGGTGCTGGACACAAG GTACACGGTTTATGGGTACACAGGCCAGGGTGTATTCAGTAACGTGGTGCGGGCAAGGGACGCAGCGAGGGGGAGCCTGGACGTGGCCATCAAGATCATTAGGAACAACGAGGTCAT GCATAAAACAGGCAAGAAGGAACTCAACATACTTAAGACTCTGAATGATGCTGACCCAGATGACAAGTACCACTGTCTTCGTCTCTTCCGACACTTTTTCCACAAGAACCACTTATGCATGGTGTTTGAGCCCCTGTCCATGTCACTGAGGGAG GTGCTGAAGAAGTATGGGAAGGATGTGGGTCTGCATGTGAAGGCTGTGCGCTCCTACACCCACCAGCTGTTCTGCGCCCTCAAGCTGCTGCGCAAGTGTAACATCCTGCATGCTGACGTCAAGCCCGACAACATTCTG GTCAATGAGAAGAAACTTGTGCTGAAACTATGTGATTTTGGTTCTGCTTCTAAGGTCACTGAGAATGAGATCACACCTTACTTGGTTGCCCGATTTTACAGAGCGCCTGAGATTA TTCTTGGCATGACATATGACTTTGGGATTGACTTGTGGTCTGCTGCATGCACCATCTATGAGTTGTACACTGGCAAGATCATGTTTCCAGGGAAAACAAATAATCAG ATGCTGAAGCTGTTCATGGACTTGAAGGGTAAGATGCCAAACAAAGTCATCAGGAAAGGAGCCTTCAAGGACCAGCACTTTGACGCAGCGTGTAACTTCCTCTACCGTGATGTTGACAAAGTCACTGAGAGG GAAAAGATTGTGGTCATGGCTACAATCAACCCCACACGAAACCTTCAACATGAGATGCTGGGAGACGGAAACCTGCCAGAAGATCACGCCCGCAAGGTGACCCAGCTGAAGGATCTCCTGGAGCGCTGCCTCATGCTGGACCCCATCAAGCGTGCTACCATTGACAACTGCCTCATGCACCCTTTCATCCGGGAGAAGATGTAA
- the LOC135109785 gene encoding uncharacterized protein LOC135109785 isoform X1 gives MDDKNLMMFDVILHNMQKMEDQISNSKRKLREVHETTQKDERERVSILAENKEMEEKILRARRSLAHSQTNLSANLLLHRHLEEEMTKVEEERSQCLQQLEAEMSREKEAAGAWTKALLKDHYSRVRLDNPAIPARREAILQEVAQLSLEETRQNCEIKVLEDIDKEREKLEKRVKEEEEDQEEMRRSITELKEKSESVESETRLLEKRRDLLYRCPSEEQEEARGLRDKLNDLQQEREYLMAALEAMKKEWKQMVDKYGLSELPEGVPDSQSTSHKRARGSNDSSADTPLKKQRTYMSSTSLSASTTKQGHADSNLDMDTKEYINEMLRDINWGSEGDLSDTQNRPNDGGREGVTVEKTRTSGRSSGPSPSTPRTFTRNPAPPTPDALDERRPLLQHILANHPPPAAHPTTTSQQKSQATHVPSRQHQQHHPLITTTSSIASCSSSSSSGVQCLRPNTNTIRHVHPRSSHIPSYALPSQSLRLSSSQQPLLRPRSSRPIPPLRPLLPALPSLPHPSLPPPHSSAIRALPPGPQRNISSTLMQEKVRYIHQVPSISSSSSSSLVSDQHFQRPTMVTATTLQHPMHTTVPRAGTQGTSNTLKRVIPVAGTSLVQTLRAPQQAVITNQGARDVRFSSLASTMTPRLRLPATTTPIRSSVLPGQGAPVGRGQQRPQGLQQGAQKQQQGYRFGMWKTPVKVVSPSKRRIRFNEKTEVLGTPESTDGR, from the exons ATGGATGATAAGAACCTGATGATGTTTGACGTGATCCTCCACAACATGCAGAAGATGGAGGACCAAATATCTAACAGCAAGAGGAAGCTACGTGAAG TGCACGAGACCACACAGAAAGACGAGCGTGAGCGTGTCTCCATCCTTgctgagaataaagaaatggaggagaagattTTGCGAGCACGCCGTAGCCTCGCCCACTCCCAGACTAATCTTTCCgccaacctcctcctccaccgccacctggaggaggagatgaccaaggtggaggaggagaggagccaaTGTCTCCAGCAGCTG GAAGCCGAGATGAGCAGGGAGAAGGAGGCTGCAGGGGCGTGGACCAAGGCTCTGCTTAAGGACCACTACAGCAGGGTGAGGCTGGACAACCCTGCCATCCCTGCCCGGCGGGAGGCCATCCTGCAGGAGGTGGCGCAACTGAGCCTGGAGGAGACAAGACAGAACTGTG AGATCAAAGTACTTGAGGACATagacaaagagagggagaaactgGAGAAGAGagtcaaggaagaggaggaggaccaagagGAGATGAGACGCTCCATaacagaactgaaagagaagTCAGAATCTGTGGAAAGTGAGACTCGCTTGTTAGAAAAACGGAGAGATTTGTTGTATCGGTGCCCCagtgaagagcaggaggaggcaagagg CCTTCGAGACAAGCTGAATGACCTGCAGCAGGAGAGGGAGTACCTGATGGCAGCGCTGGAGGCCATGAAGAAGGAGTGGAAGCAGATGGTGGATAAATATGg GTTGAGTGAGTTACCTGAGGGAGTCCCAGATTCACAGTCTACAAGTCACAAAAGAGCGAGGGGCAGCAATGACTCATCAGCAGACACCCCCCTGAAGAAGCAGAGGACTTACATGTCTTCCACCTCCTTAAGTGCATCTACAACTAAACAGGGGCATGCAGATTCCAACCTAGACATGGATACTAAGGAATATATCAATGAAATGCTCAGGGACATTAACTGGGGTAGTGAAGGTGATCTCTCAGACACTCAGAATCGCCCaaatgatggaggaagggagggcgtgACTGTAGAAAAGACAAGGACCTCAGGAAGAAGCAgtggtccctctccctccactcctcgtACCTTCACCAGGAATCCTGCACCACCCACCCCAGATGCTTTG GATGAGAGACGTCCCCTCCTGCAGCACATCCTGGCCAACCACCCACCCCCTGCTGCCCACCCAACCACCACATCCCAACAGAAGTCACAAGCAACACATGTGCCATCaagacaacaccaacaacaccacccacttatcaccaccacctcttccattgcttcatgctcctcctcttcctcttctggtgTTCAGTGCCTTCGTCCCAACACAAACACTATACGGCATGTGCATCCTAGATCTTCTCATATTCCTTCTTATGCTCTTCCTTCCCAATCCCTTCGTCTGTCCTCCTCTCAACagcctcttcttcgtcctcgttCTTCCCGTCCTATCCCACCTCTTCGTCCTTTGCTTCCtgctcttccatctctccctcatccttccctccctcctcctcattcctctgcTATTCGTGCCTTGCCTCCTGGTCCTCAGAGAAACATTTCATCAACTCTCATGCAGGAGAAAGTAAGATACATCCACCAagttccttccatctcctcatcttcctcttcctcactggtGTCTGACCAGCACTTTCAGAGACCTACAATGGTCACAGCCACCACCTTGCAACATCCCATGCACACCACTGTTCCCAGGGCCGGCACACAGGGTACCTCCAACACCCTGAAAAGGGTCATACCTGTTGCAGGAACATCTCTGGTGCAGACATTGAGGGCTCCCCAGCAGGCAGTCATCACTAATCAAGGAGCAAGGGATGTACGGTTCTCAAGTCTTGCCAGCACCATGACACCAAGACTTCGCCTTCCTGCAACCACCACTCCTATCCGTAGCTCCGTGTTGCCAGGGCAAGGTGCCCCAGTGGGAAGGGGACAACAGAGGCCTCAGGGACTTCAACAGGGGGCCCAGAAGCAGCAACAGGGATACAGGTTTGGAATGTGGAAGACTCCAGTGAAAGTCGTCTCGCCTTCCAAACGCAGGATCAGGTTTAACGAGAAAACAGAGGTGCTTGGAACACCTGAGAGCACTGATGGGCGCTAG
- the LOC135109785 gene encoding reticulocyte-binding protein homolog 2a-like isoform X2: MDDKNLMMFDVILHNMQKMEDQISNSKRKLREVHETTQKDERERVSILAENKEMEEKILRARRSLAHSQTNLSANLLLHRHLEEEMTKVEEERSQCLQQLEAEMSREKEAAGAWTKALLKDHYSRVRLDNPAIPARREAILQEVAQLSLEETRQNCEIKVLEDIDKEREKLEKRVKEEEEDQEEMRRSITELKEKSESVESETRLLEKRRDLLYRCPSEEQEEARGLRDKLNDLQQEREYLMAALEAMKKEWKQMVDKYGLSELPEGVPDSQSTSHKRARGSNDSSADTPLKKQRTYMSSTSLSASTTKQGHADSNLDMDTKEYINEMLRDINWGSEGDLSDTQNRPNDGGREGVTVEKTRTSGRSSGPSPSTPRTFTRNPAPPTPDALEHLWCRH; this comes from the exons ATGGATGATAAGAACCTGATGATGTTTGACGTGATCCTCCACAACATGCAGAAGATGGAGGACCAAATATCTAACAGCAAGAGGAAGCTACGTGAAG TGCACGAGACCACACAGAAAGACGAGCGTGAGCGTGTCTCCATCCTTgctgagaataaagaaatggaggagaagattTTGCGAGCACGCCGTAGCCTCGCCCACTCCCAGACTAATCTTTCCgccaacctcctcctccaccgccacctggaggaggagatgaccaaggtggaggaggagaggagccaaTGTCTCCAGCAGCTG GAAGCCGAGATGAGCAGGGAGAAGGAGGCTGCAGGGGCGTGGACCAAGGCTCTGCTTAAGGACCACTACAGCAGGGTGAGGCTGGACAACCCTGCCATCCCTGCCCGGCGGGAGGCCATCCTGCAGGAGGTGGCGCAACTGAGCCTGGAGGAGACAAGACAGAACTGTG AGATCAAAGTACTTGAGGACATagacaaagagagggagaaactgGAGAAGAGagtcaaggaagaggaggaggaccaagagGAGATGAGACGCTCCATaacagaactgaaagagaagTCAGAATCTGTGGAAAGTGAGACTCGCTTGTTAGAAAAACGGAGAGATTTGTTGTATCGGTGCCCCagtgaagagcaggaggaggcaagagg CCTTCGAGACAAGCTGAATGACCTGCAGCAGGAGAGGGAGTACCTGATGGCAGCGCTGGAGGCCATGAAGAAGGAGTGGAAGCAGATGGTGGATAAATATGg GTTGAGTGAGTTACCTGAGGGAGTCCCAGATTCACAGTCTACAAGTCACAAAAGAGCGAGGGGCAGCAATGACTCATCAGCAGACACCCCCCTGAAGAAGCAGAGGACTTACATGTCTTCCACCTCCTTAAGTGCATCTACAACTAAACAGGGGCATGCAGATTCCAACCTAGACATGGATACTAAGGAATATATCAATGAAATGCTCAGGGACATTAACTGGGGTAGTGAAGGTGATCTCTCAGACACTCAGAATCGCCCaaatgatggaggaagggagggcgtgACTGTAGAAAAGACAAGGACCTCAGGAAGAAGCAgtggtccctctccctccactcctcgtACCTTCACCAGGAATCCTGCACCACCCACCCCAGATGCTTTG GAACATCTCTGGTGCAGACATTGA